In the genome of Drosophila yakuba strain Tai18E2 chromosome 3R, Prin_Dyak_Tai18E2_2.1, whole genome shotgun sequence, one region contains:
- the LOC6537702 gene encoding putative uncharacterized protein DDB_G0271606 isoform X2: protein MFNLLRRSRRGKAHKIVDDEDGDVDVDRDTPLRYSQIGQISAAAQRAEEPAVRARRAVIEELEDFASDFDNDNDTSSGGDEERLKLAKTAANGRSDNLYINKMGGDGRRMEVDGWTYSSAADRNAATSSSQNEAASVIASKSCGGQLIGTIEIENDIDGPTTITHRHRQRNEGEQQKRQSLLSIASFKLAGGHTKDTNETEPKKRKTLQKSRDFLSDIFMARGRNHQRQKQQQQQQQQQQQQQQQQQQQQQQQQHQQQQQQQQQQQQQQQKQQQQQQQQQQQQQQQQQQQQQQQQIAAVAAAKSHKSNATDVIATATHLETNSDPALASPTTYQMTLANNSPENSGQRRAIEEKSKPTGVEKRQEHHTTQSFHFPAESEHFPRQIEPEKEPRTASMRSSFIQAANVERPTAIAEQQQQQQQQHPQQQQHGDAIAVLQQHLASKQQHQEQQQQHQEQQQHQEQQQQHQQQQQHQQQQQQQRQHQQQQQHQEEQQHQQQQQQQEQHQQSSDITMGQTSAKPNEISSAHSSRASTPREFRESVVIPPQAPPRHQKSPEVPRITVEDCSLPEEQPAKTPEIYYELNETAEDTLNIEELNEAHIETLEDEVFATDIPATIYQNSNGRPWTRLSHVKLENVQEEAEDEEEEEQEEVDDVDEAVDLDYEPHMSGSSQSNGNSRQSASSERSALKSDSNLSSSYADSGIGEQELNAPQQQQQQQQQQPPQPPPRSSSHMATTQNVNHTFIRDGNSTDCEETFLQCDELDDIERFSEFSERLVCIESISLPDVVVESTTANASTSGASSSAATAAAPSSSSTSTNGGDAQININIANGAGGNSLGNVHFIPIHVEGRSRSNSPKQRSRDDSCLGQDMAPSIEIVEDGSVLNKPVRQESPFDNQELRKELKQQKARFASQLDEAHKNASQLEAKVGDMQFKIQKLEQELSVKQWNVERLQGELSAAHKDDEYVRKKLKLLEDEKVHLRHKYSENQDEFQSKYDELEAQYNELTEKYKVTQSLAKSLQTQLACAQVEAEEWRQQVERIRADLEEQIRILKNALDNSEAERKICEDKWQKEFEMLRTHNREREETLMTDCEWQLRQMQRQCKDKTDKSNYERKQAAAKAEELELELQSRRRESEMLRTCQAQVNSLRGVVSEQEQSIQTLMDRIENLKGDLQSANENLEAQIEAVHKIKYQCDNAIYDKERQMIYKIDEVRNEAAAFWENKLYTEMTRLTNELESVYVDERREALDKLQNEHIEELRALTNRYTANEEELRAEIDDLHENLEQKKQDFLSLRERSDNALLQTRMHLDKADREYQNAMCREEDRRVELEERLQKEFEAEKAEMEEKFRERLGQVKEEFAKELQLSTQEMVETHRKELDSQKAKLQAEKEEALQELVERHRAKMAAADERIKFEEMRMRYERRDPRAEDLREISELRTRCESQERDLYVLTDRLREMQIQMSEMQQNGERKGQGGKAVKKPPPKSIATSCDVIYEENEERETPDKENGELEEEEEEEEEEEVEQEPSDTESNHTIEVNGKCDRINEDDAHLITAV, encoded by the exons ATGTTCAATTTGCTGCGAAGATCGCGTCGCGGAAAAGCGCACAAGATCGTCGACGATGAAGATGGCGATGTGGATGTAGATAGAGATACCCCCTTGAGATACAGTCAAATTGGTCAGATATCTGCCGCCGCTCAAAGAGCAGAAGAGCCGGCGGTAAGAGCACGACGGGCGGTGATCGAAGAGCTGGAGGACTTTGCCAGCGACTttgacaacgacaacgacacTAGCAGCGGTGGCGACGAAGAGCGtttaaaattagcaaaaaCAGCTGCTAATGGCCGCTCCGacaatttgtatataaataaaatgggcGGCGATGGGCGGAGGATGGAGGTGGATGGGTGGACGTATTCCTCGGCCGCTGATCGAAATGCGGCTACCAGCAGCAGTCAAAACGAGGCAGCCAGCGTGATCGCGAGCAAAAGCTGTGGTGGTCAGCTAATTGGCACTATCGAGATTGAGAACGATATCGATGGCCCCACAACCATAACACATCGCCATCGACAACGCAACGAAGGTGAGCAGCAGAAGCGCCAATCCCTGCTCTCCATTGCCAGTTTCAAGTTGGCTGGCGGCCATACCAAGGATACTAACGAAACCGAGCCGAAAAAGCGTAAAACTCTGCAGAAGAGTCGCGATTTTCTAAGCGACATTTTCATGGCGCGTGGTCGAAATCATCAGCgtcaaaagcagcagcagcaacagcagcaacagcagcagcaacagcagcaacaacagcagcagcagcagcaacagcagcaacatcagcaacaacagcaacaacagcagcagcaacagcaacaacagcaaaagcagcaacagcagcaacaacagcagcaacagcagcaacaacagcaacagcagcaacagcagcagcagcagcaaattgccgcagtcgcagcagcCAAATCGCATAAAAGTAATGCCACAGACGTAATCGCCACCGCAACACACCTTGAAACGAACTCCGACCCCGCGCTCGCATCCCCGACTACTTATCAAATGACTTTGGCTAATAATAGCCCAGAGAATAGCGGCCAACGAAGAGCGATCGAAGAGAAAAGTAAGCCAACTGGAGTGGAGAAGCGGCAAGAGCATCACACAACACagagttttcattttcccgCAGAGAGCGAGCATTTTCCGCGACAGATCGAGCCGGAAAAAGAGCCGCGAACAGCCAGCATGCGTTCGTCTTTCATTCAAGCGGCAAACGTTGAGCGGCCAACAGCAATTGccgaacagcagcagcaacagcagcagcagcatccgcagcagcaacagcacggCGATGCAATTGCTGTTCTGCAGCAACATCTGGCCAGcaagcagcaacatcaggagcagcagcagcaacatcaggagcagcagcaacatcaggaacagcagcagcaacatcagcaacaacagcaacatcagcagcaacagcaacagcagcggcaacatcagcagcaacagcaacatcaggaagagcagcaacatcagcaacagcagcaacaacaggagCAACATCAGCAATCAAGTGACATAACCATGGGCCAAACCAGCGCCAAACCGAACGAAATCAGTTCGGCCCACAGTTCGCGTGCCAGTACGCCACGTGAGTTCCGTGAGTCGGTCGTGATTCCGCCGCAGGCGCCGCCCAGGCACCAAAAGTCACCGGAAGTGCCCAGAATCACGGTGGAGGATTGCAGTTTGCCGGAGGAGCAGCCGGCCAAGACGCCGGAAATATACTACGAACTAAATGAGACAGCGGAGGATACGCTGAACATCGAGGAACTGAACGAGGCGCATATCGAAACGCTGGAAGATGAGGTCTTCGCCACGGATATACCCGCTACTATCTATCAAAACTCGAATGGTCGCCCCTGGACGCGACTGAGTCATGTGAAGCTGGAGAATGTGCAGGAGGAGgccgaggatgaggaggaggaggagcaggaggaggtggaCGATGTCGACGAGGCTGTGGATCTGGACTATGAGCCACATATGTCCGGCAGCAGTCAGTCGAATGGCAACTCGCGGCAATCGGCGAGCAGCGAGCGCAGCGCCCTGAAAAGTGACTCCAATTTGAGCAGCAGTTATGCGGATTCCGGGATCGGGGAGCAGGAACTGAATgcaccacagcagcagcagcaacagcaacagcagcaaccaccGCAACCACCGCCGCGCAGCTCATCGCACATGGCAACCACCCAAAATGTGAACCACACCTTCATACGCGATGGCAACTCCACGGACTGCGAGGAGACCTTTCTGCAGTGCGACGAACTCGACGACATTGAGCGTTTCAGCGAGTTCAGCGAGCGATTGGTATGCATCGAGAGCATCAGTCTGCCGGATGTGGTTGTCGAGTCAACGACCGCCAATGCATCCACATCAGgagcatcatcatcagcagcaacagcagcagcaccatcatcatcatccacaaGCACAAATGGCGGCGATGCGCAGATCAACATCAATATTGCCAATGGAGCGGGGGGCAATAGCCTGGGCAATGTGCACTTCATCCCAATCCACGTCGAGGgtcgcagtcgcagcaacAGTCCCAAGCAACGCAGCCGGGACGACAGCTGTCTTGGCCAGGACATGGCGCCCAGCATCGAGATCGTCGAGGATGGCAGTGTGCTCAACAAGCCGGTGCGCCAGGAGAGTCCCTTCGACAACCAGGAACTCAG AAAGGAGCTGAAGCAGCAGAAGGCTCGATTCGCCAGCCAACTGGACGAGGCCCACAAAAATGCCAGTCAACTGGAGGCCAAGGTGGGCGACATGCAGTTCAAGATCCAGAAACTGGAGCAGGAACTCTCGGTCAAGCAATGGAACGTTGAGA GACTGCAGGGCGAACTGAGTGCAGCTCACAAGGACGATGAGTATGTGCGGAAAAAGCTAAAACTTCTCGAGGATGAGAAGGTCCACCTACGGCACAAATACAGCGAAAATCAAGATGAATTCCAAAGCAAATATG ACGAACTTGAAGCTCAGTACAACGAACTAACCGAGAAGTACAAAGTGACGCAGAGCCTGGCCAAGAGCCTGCAAACCCAACTGGCCTGTGCCCAAGTGGAGGCCGAGGAGTGGCGCCAGCAGGTGGAGCGGATCCGAGCGGATCTGGAGGAGCAGATACGCATCCTGAAGAACGCGCTGGACAACTCGGAGGCGGAGCGCAAGATCTGCGAGGACAAGTGGCAGAAGGAGTTCGAAATGCTCAGGACGCACAATCGAG AGCGCGAGGAAACGCTGATGACGGACTGCGAGTGGCAACTGCGGCAGATGCAGCGGCAGTGCAAGGACAAGACGGACAAGTCCAACTACGAGCGGAAGCAGGCGGCCGCCAAGGCGGAggagctggaactggagctgcaGTCCCGCAGGAGGGAGTCCGAGATGCTGCGCACCTGCCAGGCGCAGGTGAACTCGCTGCGGGGCGTGGTCAGCGAACAGGAGCAGTCCATCCAGACGCTAATGGATCGCATCGAGAACCTGAAGGGCGATCTGCAGTCGGCCAACGAGAATCTCGAGGCTCAGATCGAGGCGGTGCACAAGATCAAGTATCAGTGTGATAA TGCCATCTATGACAAGGAGCGCCAGATGATCTACAAAATCGATGAGGTGCGCAATGAGGCGGCCGCCTTCTGGGAAAACAAACTTTA CACAGAGATGACAAGACTGACAAATGAACTGGAGTCCGTGTATGTGGACGAGCGCCGCGAGGCGTTGGACAAACTGCAGAACGAGCACATCGAGGAACTCAGGGCGCTGACCAACAGATACACCGCCAACGAGGAGGAGCTGCGGGCTGAG ATTGATGATCTGCACGAGAATCTGGAGCAGAAGAAGCAGGACTTCCTCAGCCTGCGCGAACGTTCGGATAACGCGCTGCTCCAGACGCGAATGCATTTGGATAAGGCCGATCGCGAGTACCAGAATGCCATGTGCCGCGAGGAGGATCGCCGcgtggagctggaggagcggCTGCAGAAGGAGTTCGAGGCGGAGAAGGCCGAGATGGAAGAGAAGTTCCGCGAACGCCTGGGCCAGGTGAAGGAGGAGTTCGCCAAGGAGCTGCAGCTCTCCACGCAGGAAATGGTCGAAACACATCGAAAGGAGCTGG ACTCTCAAAAGGCCAAGTTGCAGGCGGAGAAGGAGGAGGCGTTGCAGGAGCTTGTAGAACGACATCGCGCGAAAATGGCCGCTGCCGATGAACGAATCAA ATTCGAGGAGATGCGCATGCGATACGAGCGGCGAGATCCTCGAGCGGAGGATCTGCGTGAGATATCCGAGTTGAGGACGCGCTGCGAGAGTCAGGAGCGGGATTTGTATGTGCTGACCGATCGGCTGCGGGAAATGCAGATACAAATGTCCGAGATGCAACAGAATGGGGAACGCAAGGGGCAAGGTGGGAAGGCGGTGAAGAAGCCGCCGCCCAAATCGATAGCCACCAGCTGTGACGTCATTTACGAGGAGAACGAGGAGCGGGAAACGCCCGACAAGGAAAATGGTGAACtggaggaagaggaggaggaggaggaagaggaggaggtggagcaggAGCCCAGCGACACGGAGTCAAATCACACGATCGAGGTCAATGGAAAATGCGATCGGATCAACGAAGATGACGCCCATCTCATCACCGCCGTGTGA